The Paenibacillus beijingensis nucleotide sequence TGCAACCGCATGCAATGATTAGACGGATGCTGTCTCATAAGTATTCACATAAAATGAGCTAGTCCTAAATAGGACAAAAGGGGACCTCCTGTTTCGCTGGCAAAGCGGAGTTGGAGGTCCTTTCCACGCTAAACCTGCGACTGTGCAGGTATTATCGATCGAAATCGCATGTCAGGAGGGAAAACCTGCAATGGCGATGGTACAGGAATTCTCAGCTTTTATCGCCTGAACGAGAGATGCAGACGATATGCGATTTTACGTCCGGATGCCTTTGTTCGGCCCAGCAGGATCGTGCTTCTTGTTGAAGAACGGCAGGTGCAGACCGTACCTTTTAACCGGCTTCTTGCTTAAGCCCCGCTGTCCGAAGGCGATCGTGGCGTTGATTTCCCCGCCCAAAATAATAATGATGGAGCTCAGATACAGCCAGATCAGGAGCACGATTACACCGCCGAGGCTGCCGTACGTTTTTGTATAGTTGCCGAACTGGTTTACATAAATGGAAAATAAAAACGAGGTGACGATCCAGCCAATGGAAGCGAAGACGGCACCGGGAATGACTTCCTTGAAATTCATTTTCCGGTTCGGTGTAATCCAGTACAGCAGCATGAACACGCCGATCATCGCAGCCAGCGGCACGACATACTTCAGAACCGCCCAAATCGGCTCGAACCCGTCGGGATAGCTTAACAATTGAAACATGTACTCTCCGATCGAACGGCCGAAAATAAGCATCAGCATCACCAGCATAATAACAAGCGCCAGCACGACCGTTGCGAGCAAGGAGATGCCGCGCACTTTCCAGAACGGACGCGTCTCCTCCTCGTCATATGCCTTGTTCAAGCCCTTGATAACGGCGTTAACGCCGCTCGAAGCGGCCCAAATCGTCGCAATCATCCCGACCGAAAGAAACGCGCCATTGCGGTTTACGGAAACCTCACGAATGATGTCGCGTACGGTGTCTCCCGAACTTGCGGGAAGGTTCCGGATCAGCCCATTGAGAACCGTATCGCTTGAAAGCTGCACAAATCCGATCAGCGTCACCAGAAAAATAAGAAACGGGAAAAAGGCGAGAATCAGATAATACGTAAGCTGGGCGCCGAGCGCAGGCACCTCGTCATCGCGGAAACGGGCGATCAAGTTTCGGGAAAAATCCATGATTCGAACTTTACGATTAAGTTGATGTTTCATATTATATTCCTCCTTCAGGTTTTGCCGGAGGCAAAACCACTTCGAAAGCATAAGGAAAAAATTCACCTCTCATTACCCGCGAACGATCGGTTGAAAACGGGCGGATCCATCGCCGTCAAGAGTGCTGCCGATTACATGGACAAGCGGATAGCTGAGAAAAAATATGCATGGCGGAATGCTGCTCTACGTTTAAGTTCTGTTTACAAGATGAATGAAGCCGTCTATTGAAGCTTTTCAGTAGCGGCTTTTTTGATTACTTATGTATTCCATTTTGTAACAAGAGATCGTAGTATTGGAAAGGGGTCGGAGTTTAACAGCCGGGGCTAATCGTTTGAACGCATTGATTTCAGAATTGCAATGGAAAAAAGGGGAAGTTAAGAAGTGGAGCATCTTAGTATTGAAATGCTGCTGTTTATTATCGCCGGAGGCTTTGTGGCCGCATTTGTAGACGCTGTTGTCGGAGGCGGCGGAATGATTGCGGTTCCGGTGCTGCTGATGACGGGTATGCCCGCCGATGTCGTGCTTGGGACGAACAAATTAGCGGGCACGATGGGCTCGCTGACAAGCACCGTAACCTTTATGCGTTCGGGAAAAGTGGATTTCAAGTCGGTCAAATGGCTGTTTCCGCTCTCCTTGTTAGGGGCGGTGAGCGGAACGCTGGTGCTGCGGCACATTCCTTCGGACTTTCTGAAGCCTCTGGTCGTCGTTATGCTGATCGGGATTACCGTTTATACGATTTTTCGCAAAAGTTGGGGAAGCAGCTCCACGTTCCGGAGCTACTCCGCAAAGTCGGCTTGGCTGATCGCCATCACCGCGCTCGGGTTTGGTTTTTATGACGGATTTTTCGGTCCGGGAACCGGTTCCTTCCTTATTTTCGCCTTTTTGATGCTCGGACTCGATTTCGTTAAAGCGGCGGGAAACGCCAAGGTGCTTAATTTCGGCAGCAATATTGCGAGCCTGGCTACTTTTATGCTGCTCGGCACAATTAACTACGAGATCGGCCTTCCGATGGGAGCGGCGATGATCGCAGGTTCGATGTGCGGATCCAAAGTAGCTATTCGCAAGGGCGCCGCTTATGTGCGGCCGCTGTTCATCATCGTTTGCGTATCGTTAATCGGCAAACAGGTGTGGGAGCTGGTATCGAAGTAACGGGCGGAGA carries:
- a CDS encoding YihY/virulence factor BrkB family protein yields the protein MKHQLNRKVRIMDFSRNLIARFRDDEVPALGAQLTYYLILAFFPFLIFLVTLIGFVQLSSDTVLNGLIRNLPASSGDTVRDIIREVSVNRNGAFLSVGMIATIWAASSGVNAVIKGLNKAYDEEETRPFWKVRGISLLATVVLALVIMLVMLMLIFGRSIGEYMFQLLSYPDGFEPIWAVLKYVVPLAAMIGVFMLLYWITPNRKMNFKEVIPGAVFASIGWIVTSFLFSIYVNQFGNYTKTYGSLGGVIVLLIWLYLSSIIIILGGEINATIAFGQRGLSKKPVKRYGLHLPFFNKKHDPAGPNKGIRT
- a CDS encoding sulfite exporter TauE/SafE family protein, producing the protein MEHLSIEMLLFIIAGGFVAAFVDAVVGGGGMIAVPVLLMTGMPADVVLGTNKLAGTMGSLTSTVTFMRSGKVDFKSVKWLFPLSLLGAVSGTLVLRHIPSDFLKPLVVVMLIGITVYTIFRKSWGSSSTFRSYSAKSAWLIAITALGFGFYDGFFGPGTGSFLIFAFLMLGLDFVKAAGNAKVLNFGSNIASLATFMLLGTINYEIGLPMGAAMIAGSMCGSKVAIRKGAAYVRPLFIIVCVSLIGKQVWELVSK